In the genome of Nocardia sp. NBC_00416, one region contains:
- a CDS encoding YbaB/EbfC family nucleoid-associated protein: MVDSPSARRAALAALTEQWRDLARAEEERTRLTGTGAARDGRVRVTVDAKGTVTDIRFSSTIDDLSYREIAKAAVAAAAAAAADLERKRQELFDPLITRKSPLPDPSMILERLPDLETLMPEELVARLPPLSVKHGVVVQNTVKSIDDRPSAVTDDSHPDQATEFTEVEQQRGSGRGVRDDSW, encoded by the coding sequence ATGGTGGACAGCCCGAGTGCCAGACGAGCAGCCCTGGCGGCGTTGACCGAGCAGTGGCGCGACCTGGCACGGGCCGAGGAGGAGCGGACCCGGCTGACCGGCACCGGAGCCGCCCGCGACGGCCGAGTTCGTGTGACGGTGGACGCGAAGGGCACAGTGACCGACATCCGATTCTCCTCCACGATCGACGATCTCAGCTACCGGGAGATCGCCAAGGCCGCCGTGGCCGCTGCCGCCGCTGCCGCGGCCGATCTCGAGCGCAAACGCCAGGAGTTGTTCGATCCACTGATTACGCGAAAGTCGCCGCTGCCGGACCCGTCGATGATTCTCGAACGCTTGCCGGATCTCGAGACCCTGATGCCTGAGGAACTGGTCGCGAGGTTGCCACCGCTGTCTGTGAAACATGGTGTGGTGGTTCAGAATACGGTGAAAAGTATCGATGATCGGCCAAGTGCAGTGACCGACGACAGCCACCCTGACCAGGCCACCGAGTTCACCGAGGTCGAACAGCAACGCGGCTCCGGCCGGGGCGTTCGCGACGACTCGTGGTGA